A stretch of DNA from Acidaminococcales bacterium:
CCTTCGAGGTAAATATGGTGCCCAAGGTCAAGATTGAAACAGTCATCTGCGCCGTGCCGGTGGAAAAGCTGATAAAAGTCGCGCGAAACATTCTCAATACGGGCAAGTTCGGCGACGGCAAGATATTTGTCTACGCCCTCGCCAACGCCGTGCGGATAAGGACCGGGGAAGAAGGCGAAAAGGCCATACTTGACCCCGGCGAAGAATAGCCCCGCCAATCCCCGGCGCGCCGGAAAAACGGTGGACGGAGCCCGGCTCCGTCCGCCGGCGCGTCAGTCTTTCTGCATTTGTTCCATGTGATACATGGCGCGTGCGAACAACCCGCCGATATGCACCCTCATCGCCAGGGCGCTTTCCTCCGGCGAGCGCCTGGCCAAGGCCTCCAGCACGGCGCGGTGTTCGTTGTTGATGATCGCGAGGTAATGCGGATTATAAATAAAGAGCACGCCGCTGCGCAAAAGCTGCTCGTGGATGGCTTTTACGCTTTCGGCCAAACGGTCGTTGCCGGTTGAGCGCGCCAGCAATACGTGGAATTTGTGGTCACATTCCATAAAGTCGTGCGTATCTTTTCGGTCGGCGGCGAGCAATTGCAGGCCGTGCATTTCCTCCAGCGCCGTCAGCGTGGCATCGTCCATCCGCTCCGCCGCCAGTTGGCAGGCCTTACATTCCACGGCGTCGCTCATTTCAAAAATATCCCGCAAATCGGCGGCGGTAGTCGCCACCAGTTCCATGCCGCGCCCACGGTGAATGGTGACGACGCCTTCGTTTTGCAGTTGCAGCAAGGCTTCGCGCACGGGCGTCCTGCTGATGCCAAGTTTTCGGCTGATGAACTCCTGTGAATATATTTGGCTGGGTTTGATGCGATTGTCGATGATCGCTTTCTTGATTATCTCATACGCCTGATTCTTGAGCAGACTTTTGGCAGAATTGATTTTTTCCAAATCGAACAGATCTCGGTGCGGCAAATGAATCACGGCCTTTTGCATTTATATTTTTCAGTTATATTTGCTTATTATACAATAATCCCCGGCCAAAAAAAAGCGCGGCCGCCAAAAGTTTCTTTTTGCGCCGCTTGCCTCTCGTTCGGCGGCCGCCCGCGCCCCGCCCGCAGGCAAATTCCCGTGAGCGGGGGCGCGCCGTGAGTTATTTTTTTGTTGGACAAAACAAATTCGCCTATGTATAATTAATTAATTGTAAAAATGAAAGGCCACTGAGTTTTTAAGGCGTAACGGCCAAAGGCAAAGGCCGCCGCTTTAAAATACAAGATTACAACAAATAAGGAGAGTGGATTCAAGTGACAAGAGAATCGCGCATTGTAAGCAGCGGAGCGCCGCTGTACGTCATTCCGCCGGCGCTGCACGGGAAAAAGGACATTATCGAACTTTTGGCCAAACACCCGGAAATAAAGTTCGTATCCTTTGTCGGCATCGACTTCGCCGGCAACGATACGGACGAGAAAGTGCCAATTTCCTTGTTTGTTAAGGAAATAGATCAAATGCTTGAAGGCACCGCCGTGCAGACGGACGGCTCTTCGGTGGTCCTGCCGGGCATTGCCAGCCTTAACGACGCCCGGCTGGATATGAAGATAGACTTGGACGTCAATTGGTTTGTTGACTATAATTACAACCACATTGACGAAGAAACGGGGTTTTACGTGGGCACGCTGCGCATCCCGGTATTTTTGATCCACGAGAACCGCATGGTGGA
This window harbors:
- a CDS encoding P-II family nitrogen regulator — protein: MYKVEIMTRPEKLDELKKAFYEIGINGMTISQVYGCGTQKGYTEVYRGNTFEVNMVPKVKIETVICAVPVEKLIKVARNILNTGKFGDGKIFVYALANAVRIRTGEEGEKAILDPGEE
- a CDS encoding GntR family transcriptional regulator; translated protein: MQKAVIHLPHRDLFDLEKINSAKSLLKNQAYEIIKKAIIDNRIKPSQIYSQEFISRKLGISRTPVREALLQLQNEGVVTIHRGRGMELVATTAADLRDIFEMSDAVECKACQLAAERMDDATLTALEEMHGLQLLAADRKDTHDFMECDHKFHVLLARSTGNDRLAESVKAIHEQLLRSGVLFIYNPHYLAIINNEHRAVLEALARRSPEESALAMRVHIGGLFARAMYHMEQMQKD